One genomic segment of Epinephelus fuscoguttatus linkage group LG19, E.fuscoguttatus.final_Chr_v1 includes these proteins:
- the LOC125879520 gene encoding BUB3-interacting and GLEBS motif-containing protein ZNF207-like isoform X1 — MGRKKKKQMKPWCWYCNRDFDDEKILIQHQKAKHFKCHICHKKLYTGPGLAIHCMQVHKETIDGVPNAIPGRTDIELEIYGMEGIPEKDMEERRRVLEQKNQETQKKKQNQDDSDEYDDDDEPGPSFQQPAAGQPQTGYIPPMTQPGMPPGSAAPGIPPGSYSGIPPMMPGVPPMIPGIPPVMPGMPPGMIPMGGMMPPGPGMPPMMPGVPPGIPPPVGHRPGITHMAQVPPAANMLARPVVPAATVSSAQPDVTKPLFPIAGQMGSRAASTSAGSSSADSQSASPKALFPITSQSQQSGSPHPSPSTSSDPSKPTFPAYTQATVAVASPNAGSSTVSKPPSTVTSKPATLTTSSATSKLIHPDEDISLEELRAQLPRYQRSIPRQGQAAAATPSVGPMAGMMAPQQPGIRHPIPGQYGGPPQGMPGYMPGGMPPYGQAPPVVPPGYQGAPPRPPMGMRPPVMSPGARY, encoded by the exons AtgggaagaaagaagaaaaagcaaATGAAGCCTTGGTGCTG GTACTGCAACAGAGATTTTGACGATGAAAAGATCCTCATTCAGCATCAGAAGGCCAAACACTTCAAGTGTCACATCTGTCATAAAAAGCTGTACACTGGCCCTGGGCTTGCAATCCACTGTATGCAG GTGCATAAAGAGACCATTGATGGAGTCCCTAATGCTATACCTGGAAGAACAGACATTGAGCTGGAGATATATGGCATGGAGGGTATTCCTGAAAAAGACAtggaagagagaagaagagtgcTAGAACAGAAGAATCAAG AGACccaaaagaaaaagcagaacCAGGATGACTCCGATGAGTACGATGACGATGACGAGCCTGGTCCCTCTTTCCAGCAGCCTGCAGCAGGCCAGCCACAGACAGGCTACATACCCCCTATGACCCAGCCTGGCATGCCTCCTGGCTCTGCTGCTCCAGGGATACCACCAGGCAGCTACTCAG GAATCCCCCCAATGATGCCAGGTGTGCCACCCATGATCCCAGGAATACCTCCTGTAATGCCAGGAATGCCTCCAGG GATGATACCAATGGGTGGGATGATGCCTCCAGGTCCAGGGATGCCTCCAATGATGCCAGGTGTGCCACCAG GCATCCCTCCTCCGGTGGGCCATCGTCCAGGCATCACACACATGGCTCAGGTTCCCCCTGCTGCAAACATGCTGGCTAGACCTGTTGTTCCTGCTGCCACTGTCTCCTCAGCCCAGCCCGATGTCACAAAGCCTCTTTTCCCCATTGCTGGACAG ATGGGCAGTCGCGCTGCAAGCACAAGTGCAGGCTCATCGAGTGCAGACTCTCAGTCCGCCTCCCCTAAAGCTCTGTTTCCTATCACATCACAA AGTCAGCAGTCAGGgtccccccacccctccccctcTACTTCCTCTGATCCCTCAAAGCCCACATTCCCGGCCTACACCCAGGCCACCGTAGCTGTGGCTAGCCCCaatgctggcagcagcacggtcTCTAAACCTCCCTCTACTGTGACCAGTAAGCCTGCCACCCTCACCACCTCCAGTGCAACCAGTAAGTTGATCCACCCTGATGAGGATATCTCACTG GAAGAGTTGCGTGCTCAGTTGCCGAGGTACCAGCGCAGTATTCCCCGCCAAGGCCAGGCCGCCGCTGCCACCCCATCAGTGGGTCCCATGGCGGGCATGATGGCTCCACAGCAGCCTGGCATCAGGCATCCCATACCTG GCCAGTATGGTGGCCCACCTCAGGGGATGCCAGGCTACATGCCAGGAGGGATGCCTCCATATGGACAGGCACCTCCTGTGGTTCCCCCAGGGTACCAGGGAGCCCCTCCACGGCCACCCATGGGTATGAGACCCCCCGTCATGTCTCCTGGAGCCCGCTACTGA
- the LOC125879520 gene encoding BUB3-interacting and GLEBS motif-containing protein ZNF207-like isoform X2: MGRKKKKQMKPWCWYCNRDFDDEKILIQHQKAKHFKCHICHKKLYTGPGLAIHCMQVHKETIDGVPNAIPGRTDIELEIYGMEGIPEKDMEERRRVLEQKNQETQKKKQNQDDSDEYDDDDEPGPSFQQPAAGQPQTGYIPPMTQPGMPPGSAAPGIPPGSYSGIPPMMPGVPPMIPGIPPVMPGMPPGMIPMGGMMPPGPGMPPMMPGVPPGIPPPVGHRPGITHMAQVPPAANMLARPVVPAATVSSAQPDVTKPLFPIAGQSQQSGSPHPSPSTSSDPSKPTFPAYTQATVAVASPNAGSSTVSKPPSTVTSKPATLTTSSATSKLIHPDEDISLEELRAQLPRYQRSIPRQGQAAAATPSVGPMAGMMAPQQPGIRHPIPGQYGGPPQGMPGYMPGGMPPYGQAPPVVPPGYQGAPPRPPMGMRPPVMSPGARY, from the exons AtgggaagaaagaagaaaaagcaaATGAAGCCTTGGTGCTG GTACTGCAACAGAGATTTTGACGATGAAAAGATCCTCATTCAGCATCAGAAGGCCAAACACTTCAAGTGTCACATCTGTCATAAAAAGCTGTACACTGGCCCTGGGCTTGCAATCCACTGTATGCAG GTGCATAAAGAGACCATTGATGGAGTCCCTAATGCTATACCTGGAAGAACAGACATTGAGCTGGAGATATATGGCATGGAGGGTATTCCTGAAAAAGACAtggaagagagaagaagagtgcTAGAACAGAAGAATCAAG AGACccaaaagaaaaagcagaacCAGGATGACTCCGATGAGTACGATGACGATGACGAGCCTGGTCCCTCTTTCCAGCAGCCTGCAGCAGGCCAGCCACAGACAGGCTACATACCCCCTATGACCCAGCCTGGCATGCCTCCTGGCTCTGCTGCTCCAGGGATACCACCAGGCAGCTACTCAG GAATCCCCCCAATGATGCCAGGTGTGCCACCCATGATCCCAGGAATACCTCCTGTAATGCCAGGAATGCCTCCAGG GATGATACCAATGGGTGGGATGATGCCTCCAGGTCCAGGGATGCCTCCAATGATGCCAGGTGTGCCACCAG GCATCCCTCCTCCGGTGGGCCATCGTCCAGGCATCACACACATGGCTCAGGTTCCCCCTGCTGCAAACATGCTGGCTAGACCTGTTGTTCCTGCTGCCACTGTCTCCTCAGCCCAGCCCGATGTCACAAAGCCTCTTTTCCCCATTGCTGGACAG AGTCAGCAGTCAGGgtccccccacccctccccctcTACTTCCTCTGATCCCTCAAAGCCCACATTCCCGGCCTACACCCAGGCCACCGTAGCTGTGGCTAGCCCCaatgctggcagcagcacggtcTCTAAACCTCCCTCTACTGTGACCAGTAAGCCTGCCACCCTCACCACCTCCAGTGCAACCAGTAAGTTGATCCACCCTGATGAGGATATCTCACTG GAAGAGTTGCGTGCTCAGTTGCCGAGGTACCAGCGCAGTATTCCCCGCCAAGGCCAGGCCGCCGCTGCCACCCCATCAGTGGGTCCCATGGCGGGCATGATGGCTCCACAGCAGCCTGGCATCAGGCATCCCATACCTG GCCAGTATGGTGGCCCACCTCAGGGGATGCCAGGCTACATGCCAGGAGGGATGCCTCCATATGGACAGGCACCTCCTGTGGTTCCCCCAGGGTACCAGGGAGCCCCTCCACGGCCACCCATGGGTATGAGACCCCCCGTCATGTCTCCTGGAGCCCGCTACTGA
- the lg19h17orf75 gene encoding protein Njmu-R1 isoform X1 produces the protein MFTSQTSSFQDSIDVEERDDYDSEEIAGYSQKIQLNCYYTIYLYQGTRSEASGENVAWNQRRADSTTSQDDFSLTLIDSSLPSEAEPELRTYISRRLSKGALLGGMGNIATVELSIPEQAVGCYCCLLEQERSPEQPDADGNGYVICFMGGSEKGLNLFRLELDKYVQGLHSSLQTPELQNLETEVRPYLSRWYEESVMHIHRVVQLVQSNISFLLHAALSHTHVDVVNSDERTKADVSRFIKAASWQGLSQQDTTTASLCKAISEDTLSDLIIDCSTSPPTLSNTVSNRFCDDWIQAFLNAAERCNPFLLRQILENFKLKAIQDMNSLKRFVRQAEMSHYALFRCCQFLQGCGNGDVLLQNARAEHSDLPEACSIITVLEEFLKEQSQAQA, from the exons ATGTTTACGTCCCAAACCTCGTCGTTCCAGGATTCAATCGACGTGGAGGAAAGAGATGACTATGACAGCGAAGAAATCGCTGGCTACAGCCAGAAGATACAGCTGAACTGCTACTACACTATCTATCTTTATCAAGGCACAAG ATCTGAGGCTTCTGGGGAAAATGTGGCATGGAACCAGAGACGAGCAGACTCCACAACCAGTCAGGATGACTTTAG CCTGACACTAATTGACAGCAGCTTGCCATCAGAGGCGGAACCTGAGCTGCGGACCTACATCTCAAGGAGGCTGAGCAAGGGTGCCCTGCTGGGAGGCATGGGCAACATCGCCACTGTGGAACTCAG TATCCCAGAGCAGGCAGTCGGCTGCTACTGCTGCCTTCTGGAGCAGGAAAGGTCTCCTGAACAGCCTGATGCTGATGGAAACGGATATGTCATCTGCTTTATGGGCGGCTCTGAAAAAGGACTGAACTT ATTCAGATTAGAGCTTGATAAATATGTCCAAGGCCTGCACAGCAGCCTGCAAACCCCAGAG CTGCAGAACCTTGAGACGGAGGTGCGTCCCTATCTGAGCCGGTGGTACGAGGAGTCTGTGATGCACATTCATCGGGTGGTGCAGCTGGTCCAGAGCAACATCAGCTTCTTGCTGCATGCT GCTCTGAGTCACACACACGTGGACGTCGTTAATTCAGATGAAAGGACAAAGGCTGATGTGTCCAG GTTCATCAAAGCAGCCAGCTGGCAGGGCCTGTCCCAACAAGACACGACGACAGCTTCTCTGTGTAAGGCGATCTCAGAGGACACACTCTCTGACCTGATCATAGACTGTTCCACCAGCCCACCCACACTCTCTAACACTG TCAGTAATCGTTTCTGTGATGACTGGATTCAGGCATTTCTGAACGCTGCAGAGCGATGTAATCCTTTCCTGCTCAGACAGATTCTGGAGAACTTTAAACTTAAG GCCATCCAGGACATGAACAGCCTGAAGCGTTTCGTGCGGCAGGCAGAAATGAGTCACTACGCTCTGTTTCGCTGCTGCCAGTTCCTGCAGGGCTGCGGAAATGGGGATGTGTTGCTGCAGAATGCCAGGGCGGAGCACAGCGACCTGCCTGAAGCCTGCAGCATCATCACAGTGCTGGAGGAGTTCCTCAAGGAACAATCCCAGGCCCAGGCCTGA
- the lg19h17orf75 gene encoding protein Njmu-R1 isoform X2, protein MFTSQTSSFQDSIDVEERDDYDSEEIAGYSQKIQLNCYYTIYLYQGTSLTLIDSSLPSEAEPELRTYISRRLSKGALLGGMGNIATVELSIPEQAVGCYCCLLEQERSPEQPDADGNGYVICFMGGSEKGLNLFRLELDKYVQGLHSSLQTPELQNLETEVRPYLSRWYEESVMHIHRVVQLVQSNISFLLHAALSHTHVDVVNSDERTKADVSRFIKAASWQGLSQQDTTTASLCKAISEDTLSDLIIDCSTSPPTLSNTVSNRFCDDWIQAFLNAAERCNPFLLRQILENFKLKAIQDMNSLKRFVRQAEMSHYALFRCCQFLQGCGNGDVLLQNARAEHSDLPEACSIITVLEEFLKEQSQAQA, encoded by the exons ATGTTTACGTCCCAAACCTCGTCGTTCCAGGATTCAATCGACGTGGAGGAAAGAGATGACTATGACAGCGAAGAAATCGCTGGCTACAGCCAGAAGATACAGCTGAACTGCTACTACACTATCTATCTTTATCAAGGCACAAG CCTGACACTAATTGACAGCAGCTTGCCATCAGAGGCGGAACCTGAGCTGCGGACCTACATCTCAAGGAGGCTGAGCAAGGGTGCCCTGCTGGGAGGCATGGGCAACATCGCCACTGTGGAACTCAG TATCCCAGAGCAGGCAGTCGGCTGCTACTGCTGCCTTCTGGAGCAGGAAAGGTCTCCTGAACAGCCTGATGCTGATGGAAACGGATATGTCATCTGCTTTATGGGCGGCTCTGAAAAAGGACTGAACTT ATTCAGATTAGAGCTTGATAAATATGTCCAAGGCCTGCACAGCAGCCTGCAAACCCCAGAG CTGCAGAACCTTGAGACGGAGGTGCGTCCCTATCTGAGCCGGTGGTACGAGGAGTCTGTGATGCACATTCATCGGGTGGTGCAGCTGGTCCAGAGCAACATCAGCTTCTTGCTGCATGCT GCTCTGAGTCACACACACGTGGACGTCGTTAATTCAGATGAAAGGACAAAGGCTGATGTGTCCAG GTTCATCAAAGCAGCCAGCTGGCAGGGCCTGTCCCAACAAGACACGACGACAGCTTCTCTGTGTAAGGCGATCTCAGAGGACACACTCTCTGACCTGATCATAGACTGTTCCACCAGCCCACCCACACTCTCTAACACTG TCAGTAATCGTTTCTGTGATGACTGGATTCAGGCATTTCTGAACGCTGCAGAGCGATGTAATCCTTTCCTGCTCAGACAGATTCTGGAGAACTTTAAACTTAAG GCCATCCAGGACATGAACAGCCTGAAGCGTTTCGTGCGGCAGGCAGAAATGAGTCACTACGCTCTGTTTCGCTGCTGCCAGTTCCTGCAGGGCTGCGGAAATGGGGATGTGTTGCTGCAGAATGCCAGGGCGGAGCACAGCGACCTGCCTGAAGCCTGCAGCATCATCACAGTGCTGGAGGAGTTCCTCAAGGAACAATCCCAGGCCCAGGCCTGA